The following proteins are co-located in the Candidatus Bathyarchaeia archaeon genome:
- a CDS encoding PHP domain-containing protein yields the protein MLIDFHVHTVYSGDSSITVGDLSKYLVKNDRLDGLVITDHDTVEGYAKLTRSLPWDSGKLIVPAVELSLAEGHLILLGVEENPQLEASNIPSALDYAREHGCLIIIPHPFRATGLGELAYRVPAHAVEVVNGGSGRRENEMARRLAYLRGLTGVGGSDAHILPEVGKVLSFIPGRVEVSGLVKAIASRQIRVLGGFKFKADPA from the coding sequence ATGTTAATAGACTTCCACGTACACACAGTTTACTCAGGGGACAGCTCAATAACCGTCGGAGACTTATCGAAATACCTGGTGAAAAACGATCGACTTGACGGATTGGTGATAACGGACCATGATACTGTTGAAGGATACGCGAAGTTAACGCGGTCCCTACCATGGGATTCCGGTAAACTCATAGTTCCAGCCGTTGAGCTCTCCCTCGCGGAGGGACACCTCATACTTTTAGGAGTTGAAGAGAATCCTCAGCTTGAGGCGTCGAACATCCCATCAGCCTTGGACTACGCTAGGGAGCATGGCTGTTTAATCATCATTCCTCATCCTTTTCGGGCGACGGGGCTAGGGGAGCTAGCATACCGAGTCCCAGCTCACGCGGTTGAGGTGGTGAATGGTGGCTCAGGTAGAAGGGAAAACGAGATGGCGCGTAGACTCGCCTATTTGAGGGGTTTGACAGGCGTGGGGGGAAGCGACGCGCACATTTTGCCGGAGGTTGGGAAAGTGTTAAGCTTTATTCCAGGAAGAGTTGAGGTATCCGGCTTGGTGAAGGCCATAGCCAGCCGACAGATCAGGGTTTTAGGAGGCTTCAAGTTTAAAGCTGACCCAGCTTGA
- a CDS encoding Lsm family RNA-binding protein produces the protein MASVAERRFLEEISSLLNRPVRVLTSAGKSYTGILAGVDYKSLSLCLSDAKDPTGKKIFKLIIPGNMLEELEGVEKPFDLRTLAERLERLFPRMVKLYEDAGVIVVMDKIRVSERGIVEGSGPAAERVKRVYDEFIKEKAVTP, from the coding sequence ATGGCCAGCGTGGCGGAGCGAAGGTTCCTAGAGGAGATTTCCTCCCTGCTCAATAGGCCCGTCAGGGTGTTAACTTCAGCTGGGAAAAGCTATACTGGAATCCTTGCCGGAGTCGACTATAAATCTCTCAGCTTATGTCTTTCAGACGCCAAGGATCCTACAGGTAAAAAGATCTTCAAGCTCATCATACCTGGGAACATGTTGGAGGAGTTGGAGGGGGTTGAAAAGCCCTTCGACCTAAGAACCTTGGCTGAAAGACTGGAGAGGCTTTTCCCAAGGATGGTAAAGCTTTACGAAGACGCGGGAGTCATCGTTGTAATGGATAAGATTAGGGTTTCTGAGAGGGGCATCGTTGAGGGATCCGGCCCGGCGGCGGAGAGAGTGAAACGAGTATACGACGAGTTCATCAAGGAAAAGGCGGTAACCCCCTAA
- the tgtA gene encoding tRNA guanosine(15) transglycosylase TgtA, with protein MLIGSFELRGKDLLGRVGKLYTKSGFLETPALLPVIDPYDPIVEVNDLSVKMGFQGIMVNAYLLRRRAGDEVTPLRDRLGFQGVISTDSGAYQILEYGEVEVTPLEILEFQEAVSTDIGVILDVPTGYDLDKSRAKWTVEETIRRADLSLKAMTRKDIVWMGPIQGGVHPDLLAYSAREMSRRRFNMLALGSPTQVMERYMFKTLIDMMLTVKMNIPLDRPVHLFGAGHPMMMALAVACGFDTFDSASYALYAKADRYLTSYGTYKLSDLECFPCVCDECVKHSPGEVRAFLKPRRVRFLARHNLWVCRQETLRVKQAILEGRLWELVRQRANSHPALYQAFKHLKDYCRIFEAYGTPVKRRGLFYFSHEDLYRPELRAYREKLISEYSKPRGVRELILIPAPEGKPYRKFLLENDVPYQEASSRHMCFYGVPFGVVPIELDDVYPVSQTEVSDREEEESIRATAPTVIRYLEKNDYDVVYFLVEQDSYWRRLSSRLRLVQEREGKKFRIVRFKENPVKRLKEILETC; from the coding sequence ATGTTGATAGGATCCTTCGAGTTACGCGGCAAGGATTTACTGGGCAGAGTGGGTAAGCTTTACACGAAAAGCGGCTTCCTTGAGACTCCCGCTTTGCTGCCGGTTATCGACCCATACGACCCCATAGTTGAGGTGAACGACCTCTCCGTTAAAATGGGGTTCCAAGGCATAATGGTCAACGCGTACCTGTTGAGGAGAAGAGCAGGAGATGAGGTAACTCCGCTACGCGACCGCCTAGGCTTCCAGGGAGTGATTTCAACGGATTCAGGGGCGTATCAAATCTTGGAGTACGGCGAAGTAGAGGTTACACCGCTGGAGATATTGGAATTTCAGGAGGCGGTGTCAACGGACATAGGTGTGATACTGGACGTGCCCACAGGATACGATTTGGACAAGTCGAGGGCGAAATGGACCGTTGAGGAAACGATTAGGAGGGCCGACTTATCCCTAAAAGCGATGACTCGAAAAGACATCGTTTGGATGGGCCCCATACAAGGAGGCGTTCATCCAGATTTGCTGGCTTACTCAGCTAGGGAAATGTCCCGTAGAAGGTTCAACATGCTTGCCCTCGGCAGCCCAACTCAGGTCATGGAGCGATACATGTTCAAGACGTTGATCGACATGATGCTAACCGTTAAAATGAACATTCCACTCGACAGGCCAGTCCACTTGTTCGGGGCGGGACATCCTATGATGATGGCCTTAGCCGTGGCATGCGGGTTTGACACCTTTGACTCAGCCTCCTACGCCTTATACGCTAAAGCGGACAGATACCTAACCTCATACGGCACGTATAAGCTCAGCGACCTAGAATGCTTTCCATGCGTGTGCGATGAATGCGTTAAGCATTCTCCAGGGGAGGTAAGGGCCTTCCTTAAGCCTAGGAGGGTTAGATTCCTCGCTAGGCATAATTTATGGGTGTGCAGGCAGGAGACGTTAAGGGTTAAGCAGGCGATTCTTGAGGGAAGGCTGTGGGAGCTTGTCAGGCAAAGGGCGAACTCCCATCCAGCCCTATACCAAGCCTTTAAACATCTGAAGGATTATTGTAGAATTTTTGAGGCGTATGGGACTCCGGTTAAGAGAAGGGGGCTATTCTACTTTTCACATGAAGACCTTTACAGGCCTGAGTTGAGAGCATACCGTGAGAAACTCATTTCCGAGTACTCGAAGCCGAGGGGGGTGAGGGAGCTGATTTTAATCCCAGCTCCAGAGGGAAAACCGTACCGTAAATTTCTCCTGGAAAACGATGTCCCTTACCAGGAGGCTTCGAGTCGGCACATGTGCTTTTACGGCGTACCGTTCGGAGTTGTGCCCATTGAGCTTGACGATGTTTACCCAGTATCCCAAACCGAGGTTTCAGACCGTGAGGAAGAGGAATCGATTCGAGCAACAGCGCCCACTGTGATCAGGTATTTGGAGAAGAATGATTATGATGTGGTTTATTTTTTAGTAGAGCAGGACAGCTATTGGCGTAGGCTTTCAAGTCGATTAAGGCTGGTTCAAGAGAGGGAAGGCAAGAAGTTCCGTATAGTAAGATTCAAAGAAAACCCAGTAAAACGGTTAAAGGAAATCTTGGAAACATGTTAA